In Alteromonas sp. V450, the following proteins share a genomic window:
- a CDS encoding heme ABC transporter permease produces the protein MWKWLHPYAKTERAYQLCLTLQPWFWVGALTCLSIGTVWGLAFAPQDYQQGDSFRIIYIHVPSAILSMGTYVAMAIAALVGMVWQWRTAYMSMIAMAPIGAVMTFIALFTGAAWGKPMWGAWWVWDARLTSELILLFLYMGVIALYGAFEDKQQAGKAAGVMALVGVVNIPIIHYSVEWWNTLHQGATISKFDNPSIAPEMLWPLLINLLGFAFFIGAVTTVRLRNEIVLRELHRPWVQALAAEKVSKQASSVPNANLKEGN, from the coding sequence ATGTGGAAGTGGTTACATCCCTACGCAAAAACAGAGCGAGCCTATCAGCTTTGTTTAACTTTACAGCCTTGGTTTTGGGTTGGCGCTCTAACGTGTTTAAGCATAGGCACCGTGTGGGGGCTGGCCTTTGCGCCTCAAGATTATCAGCAGGGCGATTCATTTAGAATTATCTATATCCATGTACCTAGCGCCATTTTGTCTATGGGCACTTATGTCGCAATGGCGATTGCAGCCTTGGTGGGCATGGTTTGGCAGTGGCGCACTGCTTACATGAGCATGATTGCGATGGCACCAATTGGTGCGGTAATGACCTTTATTGCCCTGTTTACCGGTGCCGCCTGGGGCAAGCCAATGTGGGGCGCTTGGTGGGTATGGGATGCTCGCCTGACCTCAGAGCTTATTCTGCTTTTTTTGTACATGGGGGTGATTGCCCTGTACGGTGCGTTTGAAGATAAGCAACAGGCGGGCAAAGCCGCAGGTGTAATGGCACTTGTAGGTGTAGTAAATATCCCCATTATTCACTATTCGGTAGAGTGGTGGAACACGTTGCATCAGGGGGCGACCATCAGTAAATTCGACAATCCTTCGATTGCCCCTGAAATGCTGTGGCCGCTGCTGATTAACTTATTAGGCTTCGCGTTTTTTATCGGCGCGGTAACTACGGTGCGTTTACGTAATGAAATCGTGCTTAGAGAGTTGCACAGACCTTGGGTACAAGCCTTGGCAGCAGAGAAAGTGTCGAAACAAGCCAGCAGCGTACCTAACGCCAATTTAAAAGAGGGCAATTAA
- the ccmD gene encoding heme exporter protein CcmD: MQFESFADFLNMGGYAFYVWLSFGVTFLAMGIIAIQSFSKHRDLLKQVVVEKERKARIKKARQQQQENT; the protein is encoded by the coding sequence ATGCAGTTTGAATCCTTTGCCGATTTTTTAAATATGGGCGGCTATGCGTTTTATGTATGGCTTTCGTTTGGCGTTACGTTTTTGGCAATGGGCATTATCGCTATTCAGAGTTTTAGCAAACACCGCGACCTTTTAAAGCAGGTAGTAGTGGAAAAAGAACGCAAAGCGCGTATTAAAAAAGCGCGTCAGCAACAGCAAGAAAACACCTAG
- the ccmE gene encoding cytochrome c maturation protein CcmE, whose amino-acid sequence MNPRRKQRLAVVGIIGFLIVSAIGLMLYALNDSIDLFYTPSEIIEGKNGQKPQVGQRLRIGGMVVPGSVKRDQESLAVSFDLIDTGPTVTVTYTGILPDLFREGQGIVATGVLTGASNIKAQEVLAKHDEEYMPPELAEKMKGIKHVKPDNMPSYESTTGSGGK is encoded by the coding sequence ATGAACCCGAGACGAAAGCAGCGACTAGCCGTAGTGGGAATTATCGGTTTTTTAATAGTAAGTGCAATTGGACTGATGCTTTACGCCCTAAACGACAGTATTGACCTTTTCTACACGCCGAGCGAGATCATTGAAGGTAAAAATGGACAGAAACCGCAGGTTGGCCAGCGTCTTCGTATAGGCGGTATGGTAGTGCCGGGTAGTGTGAAAAGGGATCAAGAAAGCTTAGCAGTGAGCTTCGACTTAATCGATACTGGTCCAACGGTGACGGTGACTTATACCGGGATCCTGCCTGATTTGTTCCGCGAAGGTCAGGGCATTGTGGCAACAGGAGTACTCACTGGTGCAAGCAATATTAAAGCGCAGGAAGTACTAGCGAAGCACGATGAAGAATACATGCCGCCTGAGCTTGCTGAAAAAATGAAGGGCATTAAGCACGTTAAACCTGACAATATGCCTTCCTACGAGTCGACTACCGGCAGCGGAGGCAAGTAA
- a CDS encoding heme lyase CcmF/NrfE family subunit encodes MVPEIGNIALTLALVLSILLAVYPLWGAHRQHEALMATAKPLAIGLFTFTLIAYVCLTYAFVTDDFSVAYVAQHSNSRLPIYYKITAVWGGHEGSFLLWVLMLSIWTVAVAIFSKGIPLAMVARVLSVLGMVGIGFYLFMLLTSNPFNSMLPFFPVDGRDLNPLLQDFGMIIHPPMLYMGYVGFSVAFAFAISALISGQLDSTWARWSRPWVISAWAFLTVGIALGSWWAYYELGWGGWWFWDPVENASFMPWLVGTALMHSLAVTEKRKAFKSWTVLLAIAAFSLSLLGTFLVRSGVIVSVHSFASDPTRGLFILGILIVLSGFGLLLYAMRAASLKSPGRYQAFSREVLLMGNNVFLCAATLVVLLGTLLPLVHKELGLGSISVGAPFFNQMFTLLIVPFVLMLGLGPLTRWKQQKASELQKQLLIAGGIALSAGVLVNFAYDEPTYMGVLGMVLVFWILVTTVQEVMQRLSAMPSSSSDNASVLAKLRKLTPSHWGMVLGHVGFAICIIGITLVSNYEMERDVRMDIGDNVSLGGYDFSFRDVVKVQGPNFEADKGVFDVYQDGELIAHLEPEKRLYIVQRMPMTEAAIHSNLARDLFIAMGEPLDNGAWAIRIYIKPFVIWLWAGAVVMAIGGIFSISDKRYRMAKVKKIKRVFGGKSENDAEQSHGQVSTSSNTSVKGGA; translated from the coding sequence ATGGTGCCAGAGATTGGAAATATTGCACTCACGCTTGCGCTAGTGCTCTCTATATTATTGGCTGTTTATCCGCTATGGGGGGCTCACCGTCAGCACGAAGCGTTAATGGCAACGGCCAAACCACTGGCAATTGGCTTATTTACCTTCACGCTTATTGCCTATGTGTGCTTAACCTACGCCTTTGTTACCGATGACTTTAGTGTGGCCTATGTGGCACAGCACTCAAATAGTCGACTTCCCATTTATTATAAAATTACCGCTGTGTGGGGCGGCCACGAAGGCTCATTTCTGCTATGGGTGTTGATGCTTTCCATATGGACAGTAGCAGTGGCGATATTCAGCAAAGGTATTCCTCTTGCTATGGTTGCACGGGTGCTGTCGGTATTGGGAATGGTGGGCATCGGTTTTTACTTATTCATGCTGCTTACCTCGAACCCGTTTAACAGCATGCTGCCATTTTTCCCGGTAGATGGACGAGACCTTAATCCGCTGCTGCAAGATTTTGGCATGATCATTCACCCGCCTATGCTTTATATGGGCTATGTTGGCTTTTCTGTCGCGTTTGCCTTTGCAATTTCAGCATTAATTTCAGGTCAGCTAGACTCAACGTGGGCACGCTGGTCAAGGCCTTGGGTTATCTCTGCCTGGGCGTTTCTCACCGTGGGCATTGCGCTAGGCAGCTGGTGGGCGTATTACGAACTTGGCTGGGGTGGCTGGTGGTTCTGGGATCCAGTAGAGAACGCCTCTTTCATGCCTTGGTTGGTCGGTACTGCGCTAATGCACTCGTTAGCCGTAACCGAAAAGCGAAAGGCGTTTAAGTCGTGGACCGTACTGCTTGCTATTGCCGCATTTAGTTTGAGTTTACTTGGCACCTTCTTAGTACGTTCAGGGGTGATTGTTTCGGTACACTCGTTTGCAAGCGATCCTACCCGAGGCTTATTTATACTGGGAATATTGATTGTACTTAGTGGCTTTGGTTTACTGCTCTATGCTATGCGTGCTGCTTCACTTAAAAGCCCAGGCCGCTATCAAGCGTTTTCCCGTGAAGTGTTGTTAATGGGTAATAACGTCTTCTTGTGCGCAGCAACACTGGTTGTATTGTTGGGTACCCTATTGCCACTTGTACACAAAGAGTTAGGCCTAGGCAGTATTTCGGTAGGTGCTCCGTTCTTCAATCAAATGTTCACCTTATTGATTGTGCCCTTTGTATTAATGCTAGGTCTTGGGCCGCTTACGCGCTGGAAACAGCAAAAAGCCAGTGAATTACAAAAACAGCTATTAATCGCTGGCGGTATTGCGTTAAGTGCAGGTGTGTTAGTTAACTTTGCCTATGATGAGCCAACCTATATGGGTGTGTTGGGCATGGTGTTGGTGTTTTGGATCTTAGTCACTACGGTGCAAGAGGTGATGCAGCGTCTATCGGCAATGCCATCAAGTAGCAGTGACAATGCATCGGTGCTAGCTAAACTTCGCAAGCTTACGCCAAGTCATTGGGGCATGGTACTGGGCCATGTGGGTTTTGCTATCTGCATTATCGGTATTACCCTTGTTTCAAACTACGAAATGGAGCGCGATGTGCGCATGGACATTGGCGATAACGTTTCTCTTGGCGGTTATGACTTTAGCTTTAGAGATGTCGTCAAAGTTCAAGGTCCGAACTTTGAGGCGGACAAAGGCGTATTCGACGTTTATCAAGACGGTGAATTGATCGCGCATTTAGAGCCAGAAAAGCGTTTGTATATCGTACAGCGTATGCCGATGACTGAAGCCGCTATTCACTCAAATCTCGCAAGGGATTTGTTTATCGCTATGGGCGAGCCATTAGACAATGGCGCATGGGCCATCCGAATTTATATTAAGCCATTTGTCATCTGGCTATGGGCGGGTGCAGTGGTTATGGCTATAGGCGGTATCTTTTCTATTAGCGACAAACGTTACCGTATGGCTAAGGTAAAAAAGATAAAACGTGTATTTGGTGGGAAAAGTGAGAACGACGCTGAGCAATCTCATGGTCAAGTATCCACTTCATCAAATACGTCAGTAAAAGGAGGCGCATAA
- a CDS encoding redoxin family protein, with translation MKKAPLVAIPLVLFSLLVIFLFKGLFSDPRELDSQVQDKTLPAFSLPDLMKPEVTYTPEDLKGKVTILNVWGVWCVTCAVEMPYLTQLKNEQNVHIVGLYFDQDLDPDFGTKTLSRVQQEVTDMLSRYGNPYAYNIFDVYRDTSLDLGVTGAPEHFVIDAEGIIRMHHIGDINERVWNSKVGPLYNKLVAEASGKIGNDKKVDVDAVMGLEPTLSNTLNEKNNQSTARVQGGE, from the coding sequence ATGAAAAAAGCACCACTCGTTGCTATTCCATTGGTGTTGTTCTCTTTGCTGGTTATTTTCCTGTTTAAAGGGCTTTTTTCTGACCCCAGAGAGCTAGATTCTCAGGTTCAGGATAAGACGTTACCTGCGTTCTCTCTGCCAGACCTGATGAAGCCAGAGGTGACCTATACGCCTGAAGATTTAAAGGGCAAGGTAACCATATTAAATGTATGGGGTGTATGGTGCGTGACCTGCGCTGTTGAGATGCCGTACCTCACTCAGCTAAAGAACGAGCAAAACGTTCACATTGTGGGTTTGTATTTTGATCAGGACTTAGACCCAGACTTTGGTACAAAAACACTGAGCCGTGTTCAGCAAGAAGTGACCGACATGCTCAGCCGTTACGGTAACCCTTACGCGTATAATATTTTTGATGTCTATCGCGATACGTCGCTCGACCTTGGCGTAACAGGCGCGCCAGAACACTTTGTTATCGACGCTGAAGGCATTATTCGTATGCACCACATAGGCGATATTAACGAGCGTGTTTGGAACTCCAAAGTTGGTCCGTTATATAACAAGCTGGTGGCAGAAGCATCTGGCAAAATAGGCAATGACAAAAAGGTAGATGTGGATGCAGTTATGGGCTTAGAGCCTACATTGTCGAACACGCTTAATGAAAAGAATAATCAGAGCACCGCACGTGTACAAGGAGGGGAATAA
- a CDS encoding cytochrome c-type biogenesis protein: MLSNTSSHGLGSFKAIALSVFMLLFVFSVFSISAAEDKFTFDTPAQRESFLKLTAELRCPMCQNQNIADSDAMIAHDMRRKVYALLKQGKTEQEVIEFMKSRYGDFVHYQPPVTAATLWLWAGPVLFIFIALIVVISRKSVTPPEDMAAKLAKADEMLEREKE; encoded by the coding sequence ATGTTATCGAACACTTCCTCCCACGGTCTCGGGTCCTTTAAAGCCATTGCGCTAAGCGTTTTTATGCTGCTGTTTGTGTTTAGTGTTTTTTCGATAAGTGCGGCTGAAGATAAGTTTACTTTCGATACGCCGGCTCAGCGTGAAAGCTTTTTAAAGCTTACCGCCGAATTACGTTGCCCTATGTGTCAAAACCAGAATATTGCTGATAGCGACGCCATGATTGCCCATGACATGCGCCGAAAAGTGTACGCGTTACTAAAGCAAGGCAAAACAGAGCAAGAAGTGATTGAATTTATGAAGTCACGCTATGGCGACTTTGTACATTACCAACCGCCGGTTACGGCTGCGACCTTGTGGCTTTGGGCCGGTCCAGTCTTGTTTATTTTCATTGCCCTAATTGTGGTGATTAGCCGCAAATCGGTAACACCACCAGAAGATATGGCCGCTAAGTTAGCTAAAGCAGATGAAATGTTGGAGCGAGAGAAAGAATGA